The Haloferax sp. Atlit-12N genome window below encodes:
- a CDS encoding ABC transporter ATP-binding protein, with the protein MASITLDDVTKEFGDGGDAVVAVDDVSLDIEDGEFVVFVGPSGSGKSTLMRMVAGLETQTEGDVSIGDQIVNQLGPRARDIAMVFQNYALYPNMTVEENMSFGLKMSTDLSADEIEATVTETAEMMGIESLLDNTPGELSGGQQQRVALGRAIVRDPNVFLMDEPLSNLDAKLRTTMRTEINRLQNDLGVTTLYVTHDQTEAMTMGDRLVVLNYGELQQVGTPLECFYRPANRFVAGFIGSPSMNFFEGEVADGTLVADGFEYDLSERMRANVGDRTAVTLGARPEDYTLSEAPTDNGFEVVVDVVEPMGSVSYVYVRSVAASHDETFVVEVDGQQPISEGERLYAHAPATDVHLFDTQTGETIHQRELTDDAKSALSDPLTNANAEAD; encoded by the coding sequence ATGGCCAGTATCACCCTAGACGACGTAACGAAGGAGTTCGGCGACGGTGGCGACGCGGTCGTCGCCGTCGACGACGTATCGCTCGACATCGAAGACGGCGAGTTCGTCGTCTTCGTCGGCCCGTCCGGGAGCGGGAAGTCCACGCTCATGCGGATGGTCGCCGGCCTCGAAACGCAGACCGAGGGCGACGTGTCCATCGGCGACCAAATCGTCAATCAGCTCGGCCCGCGTGCGCGGGACATCGCGATGGTGTTCCAGAACTACGCGCTGTACCCGAACATGACCGTCGAGGAGAACATGTCGTTCGGGCTCAAGATGTCGACCGACCTCTCGGCCGACGAAATCGAAGCGACGGTGACCGAGACGGCCGAGATGATGGGTATCGAGTCGCTGTTGGACAACACGCCCGGCGAACTCTCGGGCGGCCAGCAACAGCGCGTCGCGCTCGGTCGCGCCATCGTCCGCGACCCGAACGTGTTCCTGATGGACGAGCCGCTGTCGAACCTCGACGCGAAGCTCCGGACGACGATGCGCACCGAAATCAATCGCCTCCAGAACGACCTCGGCGTGACGACGCTGTACGTCACGCACGACCAGACGGAGGCGATGACGATGGGCGACCGCCTCGTCGTCCTCAACTACGGCGAACTCCAGCAGGTCGGCACGCCGCTGGAGTGTTTCTACCGCCCGGCAAACCGGTTCGTCGCCGGCTTCATCGGGTCGCCGTCGATGAATTTCTTCGAGGGCGAGGTCGCAGACGGCACGCTCGTCGCCGACGGCTTCGAGTACGACCTCTCGGAACGCATGCGGGCGAACGTCGGCGACCGGACCGCGGTGACTCTGGGCGCGCGCCCGGAAGACTACACCCTCTCCGAAGCGCCCACGGACAACGGCTTCGAGGTCGTCGTCGATGTCGTCGAACCGATGGGCAGCGTCTCGTACGTGTACGTCCGGTCGGTCGCGGCGTCTCACGACGAGACGTTCGTCGTCGAAGTCGACGGACAACAACCCATCAGCGAAGGCGAACGGTTGTACGCGCACGCCCCGGCGACGGACGTCCACCTGTTCGACACCCAGACCGGCGAGACGATTCACCAACGAGAACTCACCGACGACGCGAAAAGTGCGCTCTCGGACCCGCTTACGAACGCGAACGCGGAGGCGGACTGA